One Vicia villosa cultivar HV-30 ecotype Madison, WI linkage group LG5, Vvil1.0, whole genome shotgun sequence genomic window, TGTGAAAAAATTATCTTAAACAGAAAAAAATCGGTAAAGTTGTAAGAGAccacaaataaaatcaaaaacgCCCATGTAAGAGACAACAAACAGTCATCTTCCTGAGGCTCCTCATGGTGTTGTCGTTTTGTTCTTGCTTCTATACCAATGCTTTTCTTTCCACTCTTAAACGGCCTTATGAATCGTGTGGTGTTTAGTggaataacaacaacaaatcaaaaagaaaaaaaaccaaaACGGGTTGTCCTTGAAAAATCGAAAGGAAAATGGCAAAATAAACCAGATTAGTGGGTGCTATTCATACCTGCTGGTTAACAAACGTTGAACAGGGAAAGGAGGAAGAGAGACTAAGCTTTGAACGCCTAAAGTTCTTCTGTGTTGTGTGGTTACCAAAGTTGAATGTAAGTTCTGCAGAGAATGGAGTGGGTATATTGTAGGGAGGGAAAAGAAAAAACTTGAATGGAAGTACAAAAGTGAAACGAAAAAGCTGGTAGTAAAAAATATTTCTAGGTTGTCCAATAAGAATCACACAAATGGCAAACTTggttttttaatttgttaattacttaTCTATCCTTTTGGTAGTGTGATTGTTTTTGGGAGGAAGGGTATTTTAGTCTGCTTGGGCAACATCTTAGtaatgggtagatagttgatTAGTACTTATGAGGAAAAAGTCTTTCCATAATTAATCTTCTCTACTTTGATGGATTGGTATTTTAAACggtgtgtaaaaaaatttataaaataattggattttttaggattttattaaaaaaattcttaaaaatttGAACTCGCTAAATTCCTATATTTTATAGAATTTAACATGTCAATCCATATGAACTACCATATTTGACTGATCTATTATACGATATGGATAAACttaatcaccaattaataacTATACATCAACGCTTTAGCAGCAATAGTCAAACTAGCAAATATGTTTTAATATCTAGATTTCTgcaaacaagagtttaagaaaCATTTAACATGTTAAGGTAGATTGACTCAGTTGGTAAGGAGTTGGCTCACACACCGAAAATCATGGGTTCAACTTCTATTGTCGATATGAAGACCGTTTTGGTGGGTGATCTGTAAATACCTCAATTAACACTCTCCGAGTCTTGAAGTCTGCCCTTACTCTAATGTGCTTCTAGAGCCTAACTTATGTAAACTTTCTCTAGTTAAAGAAACACTCAACATGTGCAACAACTCATTTTTATAAATTAGATTCGTTAAAATTTTGATTGTCGTATCATTATGAATTAAAGTAGATTATGCGTAAATTCGATTCTGCAATGaaattaacttattttaaataaattaattttttaaaattgattttagttaAAAGTGATTTGACAGTAAATTTCAATGTAAAATGTGGTTGGTTTAATTTTTGAAAGACGCAAAAATAATTCTAACGTATAGATTTGATTCTGGAATGATTTTGGGGTGTTTGATTCTTttaaagtagaattgattatgcttttagaattgattctactaaaAGCTACAATTTGTAGCTTTTAAGTTTAAATGCAATTTTTACATTACAATTTGTTGTTCaacttatctataatataagaaagttctATCTTTGTGAACTTTCTATGTGGTGCTGCCAAGTGGCTTAGTCTTACAGCAGAATTTGTTTCTTCTTGATGCGCCATGTGtaattttgatgattaatgaacGTATGTTGTTCCATATTCCACCATTGATGTCTCATATAATTGGCATTAAGTTTGGTTTGTCCATGCAGCTTCTATGCTTAATGAGGACTTTATATGCTTCTTTCCATTCAGCTTTAGCATCGGTTATGGTTATGTAATGAAGAGTGGAATGAAGAGTTTGTAACTCCTACATGGTTTGGTTATTTATGGTATTGGTTGGCTACACTTTTCTGCAGTATCATACCAGTGTTCAATATGGCAAGACCATTAGCAAAAATACGTGACATCAATGACAGCAAAGAACTTTGGAAAGTTTCTGTTCGTGTGCACCACAAATGGACAGTTGTTTCGAACAAGAGGgagcattttgagatgatttttgTTGATGTATCGGTAATGAAGTGAATTGTTCGGTTGTTTTTACATATATTGTTTCTGGTTTGTTGTATGtttgattttaatgttttttccagGGTGGTGACATACATGTTGTTGTTCCTGCACCGCATGTAtctcttttttctgaaaaaatggtCTTGGATCATAGTTACACTGTTTCCAATTTTAAGGTTCAGGCTAATGTTGCGGCTTTCAGACCTTCGTCTCATAAGTTTATGTTGAAGTTTACTGCTGGCACTACGGTTACGGATGATAACAACGCTGAAATACCTCCAAAGCCGTTGGTGTTTACTAAATTTACTGATATAATAAACGGCAACTTTAACAAGGATGTGCTAATAGGTAGaatattttatctctattctgTTTGATTGGATTTGTTTTTTATGTGTTGTTTCATTTTAAGGTTTTTTTGGCTGTATGTGTTTTAGATGTCATTGGTATGGTGGAAAGTATTGGGTATTCACAGACCACATCAGGTGCCCGGAAGCAGCAGATTAACATGATGCTGCGTGACGGGGGGTTTGTTTTCATATTTATTGTATAATTTATCGAACATATCTTATGTGACTATGTAGATGACATGGTTTGTATTATTTCTTCAGTGAGAATACTATCAATTGCACGCTTTGGGAATCCTATGCTGAACAATTCATGAAGTTCAAGCAGGAGCGCGGAGATGATTCTGGTCCTATTTTTGTCATGATTCAATATGCTAAAGTCAAGGAACAGGGTTAGTAATTGATCAAGTTTGGTGTTAGATATCCTTGTATTTTGATACAGATGGTTATGTAACATTTTATTTGAATAGGTAAGTTTCCACTGTCCGTGACAAACACGTTTAATGTTACCGTCCTTGGTCTGAATACTGATTTACTGCCGATGAAAGAGTTTATAGAAAGGTATGCTCCCTGGATTTGCTCTTGTGTGGTtttaatttttatgcaatgtgATTGTTACATTACTGTCTTTCTTTGACAGTTTTCCGAAGGATTCCATGATTACGTTGTCTGACCAGGAGGGTTCCAATTCACAGCTTTCAGCACAGAACTCTGAAAATCAACAGATGACTCCTGTACAGAAATTGCTTTCAAAGGCTGTTGTAATGCCTATTGGGGATATTATAAAACTCAGAACTGTATGTTTGGAAGTTATTGGCCATTTATTCTGATTTAGTATATATTTCCATTTTTCCGTTGCATTTGACGGTGTATCGTATTATCTTTTGGTTCCATAATTGCAGATTACATTTTGTGCGACTGTGGGAGAAACTAAAATGCTGGTTGCCTCTCCGTATGGCTGGTACTATCGTGGTTGTCATGCTTGCTCATGTATTGCGCGTGGTGACAGAGCTCCGTTTGAGTGTGAGGCTGGACATTTCACTGAGGCAGAGATTTTTAGGTTAACATCCTTGtcacatgttttatgttatttCATTTATATGTGTGATTGTCAAGGTACTGAACATGACCTTTTTGAGTGCTCTATGTATACTGCGAATGTAGGTATAAGATTGAGATTGAGGTTACTCATGCCGGGAATAGCTGTAACTTTTTATTTTGGGACTGAGAGTGTGAGTTACTTTTGGGATTCTCTGCTTCTCAGCTGCGTCATACAATGATTAAGGTATTTCCGTTTACATACCGTTGGAAAAACATAGACAATTATGCCAGAGTTAACTGATCTTTGTCTTGCAATCTCCTACAGGCTGGCATTCATGATCCCTTGGAATTCCCACTGGCATTGGATCAGATGTTGGATTGCAAGATGGCTTTCAAAGTTAAGTGGCAACCACATTGGAAGAATGCCTCTGTCGTTATGCTATTGAAGAATGACCCTTTTGTGAAAGAGCTTGCTGATCAGTTTGACACAGATGAGGTATTTGAATTTAATCTTTGCATGTGTTATGCAAATTAAAATCATTGTAAACTGACTTTGCGCATATTATGATTTGGTACTATGTTTCGAATGATTTGTAGATGAAACAGCCTGCTGTCGAAGCAATGACCACTATTCAATCCGAACCTAATTTTGTCGTCGTAAGGACGTTTACTGTACTCAAATGTACTCCACTTTTAATGTACTGTTGAATATTAATTGTGTGATGTTTGTTCACTTATGTAACAGGATCTTGATGTGAGTTCAACGCACAGCACAGATCCACTTACTCCTACTGGAAAAAGACACTTTCCAGGCGCATCAAGCGAGTCAACAACCTCGGATGCCACGTGTGATGGAGAACTTTCATCAAACAAgttaaagaaaattataaaaatagagaAGATAGATTAGTAGTTCCTGCATAATTTTAAGTATGTTTGggtgtgtttttgttttatggtgTGGACATGTTTTATTTCCTTTCcactttatttgttttttgttttatttgccaCATAAACAAATCAGACTTGTAAGTCTGTTTCTGTTATCTTAATATAAGACTTTTCTGTTTTTCCTTAATCATCTATTCAACTGCTATGATATTCTTTGTTTTTTACTCATTTCCAATATCCAAACTAGCAATCTTGGTTACGACTACACGGGTAAAAGAAACATAAACCTTATTCAAGAGTTACTCACGTGAAAATGAACTTGCCTTTTTACTGAGAAGTCCACACAACTAGCATGCACCGACAAAATGCTCTGTTGAatgttataaataatcaaaattaatatAGTTGCGCATATGACATTGTATGTATTCTCTTCAAATTGTTGACATTTATCTGAGCACCTGTTGCAATTGGATTGAATGGGATCACCTACTGAGTTAAATAAAGGTACACATGAGAGTTAGAAATATGTTAATGTCCATTCATGTTCTCATTAATAAGGACTGTTATAATAGGTAATATAAAGATTGTGCATAACGTTTTGAAATTATAATGACAAGACCTTCCATTTGCATTGTATAAAGTATATAGCAGATAATGCTTCACTTATTGCCTCATCCCAATCAACTTTCCAACATACCCCATTAATATTATATCTGTTTGTTTCATAACAGCTGTTATCACTTGAGTAATGTGAATCCATACAGTTTTATATTGTAGATTTCATACAGTTTAATATTGTAATTGGAATTGATATTGTTACTTCCAGGAGGTAACAATATATATGTGTAATAATATTTCAGTTCAACGATGATGTTGCAGACATGTTACGACAGACAAAGCTTATAATATGGGatgtgtaacaccctggattccgcttaccccgcagggcttccggcctaccaagcatgtcaccagcttaatcaataatcccccctaggtccgcttatcggctgcccaggaaatattgtttttgcctcccgcaggaatcgaaccacgtacctaggggttaagtacgtattcatagcaattcctgctaccaattgaccatatggtcaagtggtagcaggaattgctatgaatacgtacttaacccctaggtacgtggttcgattcctgcgggaggcaaaaacaatatttcctgggcagccgataagcggacctaggggggattattgattaagctggtgacatgcttggtaggccggaagccctgcggggtaagcggaatccagggtgttacaggaTGAGCCACCAATGGCGCATAAGTATGCAATAGAATCGCTTGACAGAACTTTGAAATATGTTATGAGTGCAAAAAAAATTCAACTGATGTATTTGGTGGAAAGGTTGTTGTTTTCGGTAGCGATTTCAGACAGATTTTACCTGTCGTCCCCAGAGGCAGATATTGTACACTGTGCCATAAATGCATCTTACATATGACATTCAGTTGAGGTATTAACATTGACAAGAAACATGGCCATTCAAACTGAATAGGAGACAGTTCCCTATTATAGTTTCCTATTCTATGACCATCAACAAATCACAGGGACAGTCATTGGATAACGTTGGTTTGTACTTACCAAAAGATGTATTCACACATGGCCAGATTTATGACGCATTGTCAAGAGTAACAACAAAAAAGGGAGTCAAAATACTGATacatgatgaagaaaagaaattcaGGGGGAAAACTACAAATTTTGTGTATAAAGAGGTTTTTAACAATGTctaagttttaaaaattaatcacgGTAAATCTGTAACagcagtaatatatattactaacaaCATATTAGTAATGCAAGTAACagcagtaatatatattactaacagcATATTAGTAATGCAAGTAACAGAAGTAATATATTTATAGCATAACATCTAAATACCAAAatcatatatattaatataaaggtGGAGCTAAGTCCACCAGGGAATTACAAAATGTTTAATAGATAGATACTTATAACAAACTTTTacatcatttttcaatttttcaacatTGTTACAAGTATCTCCTTGCTGACGGGATCCTTAATGCTGAAACCCATAGAGTCTCCATCAAGCAGGCACCTTTCCTTGGCAAATTTGTACCAACCACGCCCTAAGAACATCTGACCCTTTTCGGTATGATGAACTTCACATTCATACCTGACTTCTCTTTCCCAGTCAACCAAATCTACAAACCTTGCTCCATTGAGCCAGCGACTTGCCACAATATGCTCAGGAATTTCCtgcaatattaatataaaacaacATTACATTATCCCATTAACTGATAGGGAAAGACAATAAGCTTAAAACGAATAATAACTTACAAAAAGACATGACTGAGCCATCTTCCCATTAGCCACATCTTGCTTCCAGATACAATATCGTAACTTAGCAGGCTGCTCTGCATGGCAACTAACATCCTCACCATCCGGTTCATGGCATCtgaaacataatagaaacaaaCAACATGGtgaataaataaatgtgttatCAAACATTCTAAATTCAAGCATAAAAACGTATACTCAACATAAGCTAATTCAAACATACACAGAGTTATCA contains:
- the LOC131604117 gene encoding uncharacterized protein LOC131604117, with amino-acid sequence MARPLAKIRDINDSKELWKVSVRVHHKWTVVSNKREHFEMIFVDVSGGDIHVVVPAPHVSLFSEKMVLDHSYTVSNFKVQANVAAFRPSSHKFMLKFTAGTTVTDDNNAEIPPKPLVFTKFTDIINGNFNKDVLIDVIGMVESIGYSQTTSGARKQQINMMLRDGGENTINCTLWESYAEQFMKFKQERGDDSGPIFVMIQYAKVKEQGKFPLSVTNTFNVTVLGLNTDLLPMKEFIESFPKDSMITLSDQEGSNSQLSAQNSENQQMTPVQKLLSKAVVMPIGDIIKLRTVCLEVIGHLF